One part of the Salmo salar chromosome ssa10, Ssal_v3.1, whole genome shotgun sequence genome encodes these proteins:
- the LOC106560370 gene encoding interferon regulatory factor 4 isoform X2: protein MNPDSDYGMSTVSCGNGKLRSWLIEQVETGKYAGLVWENDDKSIFRIPWKHAGKQDYNRDEDAALFKAWALFKGKFREGIDKPDPPTWKTRLRCALNKSNDFEELVEKSQLDISDPYKVYRIIPEGAKRRSKQEDGGSPQTPPSYPMHPSYPALQTPMSGYMSSAERGWMRDYLPEQTVLPELPYAQCSYPSRSLPWAQGPSMDNGYQITGSFYTYPTDGQPSPFTLDTSMRSAEALSDMRLHVSVFYRDSLWKEVTTSSPEGCRITPCSPDDKLYSPTGGPDLVPLPLDSLPALGRGEECPPSPPGGTLERGVLLWMAPDGLYARRLCQERVFWEGGLSPYGDKPNKLEREHTCKLLHTQDYFAELQGYALHGRPPPRLQVLLSFGDECLDPQRQRRTLTVQVEPMFARQLLYYTQHQQTSGHYYRSYDLSHPGVTEHSMTPALTEDYQRVITHHHSNTLQD from the exons ATGAATCCGGATTCGGACTACGGCATGTCTACAGTGAGCTGTGGAAACGGGAAGCTCCGCTCGTGGCTGATCGAGCAGGTTGAGACCGGGAAGTACGCGGGGCTCGTGTGGGAGAACGACGACAAGAGCATCTTTAGGATACCGTGGAAGCACGCGGGCAAGCAGGACTACAACCGGGACGAGGATGCCGCTCTCTTCAAG GCTTGGGCGCTGTTTAAGGGCAAGTTTCGTGAGGGCATCGACAAACCGGACCCACCAACGTGGAAGACGCGCCTGCGGTGCGCACTCAACAAAAGTAACGACTTCGAAGAGCTCGTGGAAAAGAGTCAACTGGACATCTCAGACCCCTACAAAGTCTACCGGATCATACCCGAGGGCGCCAAGAGAC GATCCAAACAGGAGGATGGTGGCAGCCCGCAGACTCCCCCGAGCTATCCCATGCACCCCTCCTACCCCGCTCTACAGACTCCG ATGTCTGGGTACATGTCCAGTGCAGAGCGAGGCTGGATGAGGGACTATCTTCCAGAGCAGACCGTGCTCCCTGAGCTGCCCTATGCCCAGTGTTCCTACCCCTCACGCAGCCTACCCTGGGCCCAGGGCCCCAGCATGGACAACG GGTACCAGATCACAGGGTCCTTCTACACCTACCCTACTGATGGCCAGCCCTCCCCCTTCACACTGGACACCAGCATGAGATCAGCTGAGGCACTCTCAG aTATGCGGTTACATGTGTCAGTGTTCTACCGGGACTCCTTGTGGAAGGAGGTGACCACCTCCAGTCCTGAAGGCTGTCGCATCACTCCCTGCTCTCCAGACGACAAGCTCTATTCCCCCACTGGAGGTCCAGACCTGGTGCCCCTACCCCTGGATAGCCTCCCAGCtctggggaggggggaggagtgcCCCCCCAGTCCCCCTGGTGGTACTCTGGAGAGGGGCGTGCTGCTATGGATGGCCCCAGATGGCCTCTACGCTCGGCGGCTGTGCCAGGAGAGAGTGTTCTGGGAGGGAGGGTTATCGCCCTACGGAGATAAACCCAACAAGCTGGAGAGAGaacacacctgtaaactactgcACACACAGGACTACTTTGCAG agcTCCAGGGCTATGCCCTCCACGGCCGGCCCCCTCCACGTCTCCAGGTGCTGCTGAGTTTTGGAGACGAGTGTCTGGACCcgcagagacagaggaggaccctcactgtacag GTGGAGCCAATGTTTGCCAGGCAACTCCTATACTACACCCAGCACCAGCAGACCAGCGGACACTACTACCGCAGCTACGACCTCTCCCACCCAGGGGTCACGGAACACAGCATGACACCTGCTTTAACTGAGGACTACCAGAGGGTCATCACgcatcaccatagcaacaccctgCAGGACTGA
- the LOC106560370 gene encoding interferon regulatory factor 4 isoform X1, whose translation MNPDSDYGMSTVSCGNGKLRSWLIEQVETGKYAGLVWENDDKSIFRIPWKHAGKQDYNRDEDAALFKAWALFKGKFREGIDKPDPPTWKTRLRCALNKSNDFEELVEKSQLDISDPYKVYRIIPEGAKRHFLLSGSKQEDGGSPQTPPSYPMHPSYPALQTPMSGYMSSAERGWMRDYLPEQTVLPELPYAQCSYPSRSLPWAQGPSMDNGYQITGSFYTYPTDGQPSPFTLDTSMRSAEALSDMRLHVSVFYRDSLWKEVTTSSPEGCRITPCSPDDKLYSPTGGPDLVPLPLDSLPALGRGEECPPSPPGGTLERGVLLWMAPDGLYARRLCQERVFWEGGLSPYGDKPNKLEREHTCKLLHTQDYFAELQGYALHGRPPPRLQVLLSFGDECLDPQRQRRTLTVQVEPMFARQLLYYTQHQQTSGHYYRSYDLSHPGVTEHSMTPALTEDYQRVITHHHSNTLQD comes from the exons ATGAATCCGGATTCGGACTACGGCATGTCTACAGTGAGCTGTGGAAACGGGAAGCTCCGCTCGTGGCTGATCGAGCAGGTTGAGACCGGGAAGTACGCGGGGCTCGTGTGGGAGAACGACGACAAGAGCATCTTTAGGATACCGTGGAAGCACGCGGGCAAGCAGGACTACAACCGGGACGAGGATGCCGCTCTCTTCAAG GCTTGGGCGCTGTTTAAGGGCAAGTTTCGTGAGGGCATCGACAAACCGGACCCACCAACGTGGAAGACGCGCCTGCGGTGCGCACTCAACAAAAGTAACGACTTCGAAGAGCTCGTGGAAAAGAGTCAACTGGACATCTCAGACCCCTACAAAGTCTACCGGATCATACCCGAGGGCGCCAAGAGAC ATTTCTTGCTATCAGGATCCAAACAGGAGGATGGTGGCAGCCCGCAGACTCCCCCGAGCTATCCCATGCACCCCTCCTACCCCGCTCTACAGACTCCG ATGTCTGGGTACATGTCCAGTGCAGAGCGAGGCTGGATGAGGGACTATCTTCCAGAGCAGACCGTGCTCCCTGAGCTGCCCTATGCCCAGTGTTCCTACCCCTCACGCAGCCTACCCTGGGCCCAGGGCCCCAGCATGGACAACG GGTACCAGATCACAGGGTCCTTCTACACCTACCCTACTGATGGCCAGCCCTCCCCCTTCACACTGGACACCAGCATGAGATCAGCTGAGGCACTCTCAG aTATGCGGTTACATGTGTCAGTGTTCTACCGGGACTCCTTGTGGAAGGAGGTGACCACCTCCAGTCCTGAAGGCTGTCGCATCACTCCCTGCTCTCCAGACGACAAGCTCTATTCCCCCACTGGAGGTCCAGACCTGGTGCCCCTACCCCTGGATAGCCTCCCAGCtctggggaggggggaggagtgcCCCCCCAGTCCCCCTGGTGGTACTCTGGAGAGGGGCGTGCTGCTATGGATGGCCCCAGATGGCCTCTACGCTCGGCGGCTGTGCCAGGAGAGAGTGTTCTGGGAGGGAGGGTTATCGCCCTACGGAGATAAACCCAACAAGCTGGAGAGAGaacacacctgtaaactactgcACACACAGGACTACTTTGCAG agcTCCAGGGCTATGCCCTCCACGGCCGGCCCCCTCCACGTCTCCAGGTGCTGCTGAGTTTTGGAGACGAGTGTCTGGACCcgcagagacagaggaggaccctcactgtacag GTGGAGCCAATGTTTGCCAGGCAACTCCTATACTACACCCAGCACCAGCAGACCAGCGGACACTACTACCGCAGCTACGACCTCTCCCACCCAGGGGTCACGGAACACAGCATGACACCTGCTTTAACTGAGGACTACCAGAGGGTCATCACgcatcaccatagcaacaccctgCAGGACTGA